From the Candidatus Liberibacter asiaticus genome, the window ATAGATCAGGACCTGCTTAAGCAGGTCTCAGCCGAAATATCGAAAAATCTCTTGTCTCTAGAAGAAAACATATATGATCTTTCCGGAGAAAAATTCAATCTCAGCTCTCCTAAGCAATTAGGAGATATTTTATTTACAAAACTAAAATTCCCAAGTGGAGCAAAAACAAAAACAGGACAATGGAAAACTACAGCTCAAGACCTTGAACAGATAAACTGTGGTGACAATCCGATCATAAAAAATATCTTGGAATGGCGTCAACTTTCAAAGATAAAATCCACATACGCTGATTCTCTTCCAAACCACATTAATAAAAGGACACAGCGTGTTCACACTTTTTATTCCTTAGCCTCCACAATGACTGGACGCCTTGCTTCCCTAGAACCTAATCTTCAAAATATCCCTATAAAAACTGATTTAGGACAAAAAATTCGCAGAGCATTTATTTCCCCTCCTACTAAAAAACTTATTTCTGCAGATTACAGCCAAATTGAATTGCGCATTCTAGCACATATAGCAAAAATAACTCCTTTATATCAAGTATTTGAAAATTCATTGGATATCCATAGGATGGTAGCAGCAGAAATTTTTGGTGTAAACATAGAAAAAGTGTCTCCACAGATGCGGCGCCATGCAAAAACTATCAATTTTAGTATCATTTATGGCATTTCACCTTTTAGACTTGCCACTCAGCTTAGGATTCCACGTTCTGAAGCTGCCGATTACATTAAACGCTATTTCCATCGTTTTCCAGGAATACATGAATATATCGAAAAGACAAAAAATTTTGTTCGGCAAAATGGATATGTAGAAACTATCTTTGGACGTCGTATACATTATGATGAAATAAATTCCCCTAAGTCCTCAATTCGCAACATCAACGAACGAGCAGCGATTAACGCTCCAATTCAAGGATCTGCCGCCGATATTACACGTAGAGCCATGATTTCAGTACATAAATCTCTCGAAGATCATAAACTTGCAACCAAAATGTTATTGCAAATTCACGACGAGCTTGTTTTTGAAGTTCCAGAAGAAGAAATCACGACAGCCTCTCAAATCATTGTTCACTCAATGGAAAAAGCATGTCTTCCTAAAATAAATCTGAGAGTCCCATTAAAAGTGAATATAAAAGTCTCGAATAACTGGCAAGAAGAAAATTAAGGCACTTCTCTCATATCTCTAATTCACTCAAAATAAAATAGAAATATCCTCTATTTTTCAGCAGGAGATTGACCTCGCATAATGTTTTTTGAAACAATACTAGCATCTGCACCTAACTGGTAAACAAACGCTTCTCCCGTCCCTATCGTCACTTTAGGAATATCATCTACTGTTATTTTTTCTAAAACCATGATCAAAGAACGCAAAGAATTTCCATGAGCGACTACAAGAATTGACTTGTTCTGAAGAATAAGAGGTAATATAAACTGCACATAATATGCTAAAACACGAGCGACTGTGTCTCTAAGGCTTTCTCCTCCTGGCGGGGCTACACTGTAAGAACGACGCCATAGATGTACTTGCTCAGCTCCCCATTTGTTACAAACATCATCTTTGTTCATACCAGCAATATGTCCATAATCGCGCTCATTAAGCGCATCATCATAAATAGGCGTAATATGTTGCTGATTAATTTCTTGCAAGATTATCTGACAAGTGTCCTGAGCACGTTTTAAAGAAGAACTAAACGCTGCATCAAAGACCATGCCCTGTTTAGCTAATAACTTACCAATCTCATTTGCCTCACTCATTCCGATAGAAGTCAACGGAGGATTACGAAGTCCAGTGAAGAGATTTTTTATATTCCACTCACTTTGACCATGACGCACCAAAACAAGCCTTCTATTCATTTATTTTTTCCTTATCCAATCCAATACCTAAAACATCGCGCATCGAATATAGTCCAGGAATTTGAGATTTTGCCCACAATGCCGCAGTCAAAGATCCCCGTGCGAAAATACGACGATCGTATGCACTATGGGATAAAGTTATAGACTCACCCTCACCTGCTATAACAACAGAATGCTCTCCAACGATAGATCCAGCACGTAATGAAGCAATACCAATAGATCCTTCTGTACGAGCACATTGTTGTATATGACGGTTTAAAACCATATGATCGGTGAGGTTTACCTTACGACCATTTGCTATTGCTTCCCCTAGTAACAACGCCGTTCCTGAAGGAGAATCTAATTTACGTCTATGATGCATTTCTAAGATCTCAAAATCCCAATCCTTTGCTGGAAGAAGATATTCTGCGGCAGTCTCAACTAAAAAACCCAAAAAATTTATGCCTAAACTCATATTGCTCGATTTGACAATCGGAGCATTCCTTGCAAAAGAAGAAATCACTTCGTTTTCTTTAACAGAAAAGCCCGTAGTCCCTATAATATGTACAATATTGTGTTGAGCAGAAATATTTAAAGACTGCAACGTCAATGCAGGAGAAGAAAAATCAATGATCCCATCTACAGATTGAATCGCCATAGCTAAGTTATCAGAAAATTTTATACCCATAGGGGATATGCCCACGAAATTGCCCACATCTTGCCCTATTAAAGGAGAACCAGATCGTACTATAATAGAATGCAATGTGATAGAAGGATTATTATGGATCTCTTTAATTAAGGCTTGACCCATACGCCCTCCACCCAAAACACTAATTCTCATTGGCGATTGATGCATATTTGCCCCCTAAACAAGATTACGATTCTATTGATTGCCTATCATCGATTAATCAATCTTTGAACCAACGACGTTTAATTCCTTCACTAATGAAAAGATTGAAGCAATCTGTCATCTTGATGTAAGAAACCATACCTGCAATTGCAATATAAGGATTGGTTATAACATATGTAGGTATTTGACGCATAAGTTCCTTATGTGGCGATTTGTTTTCGAAAGATTCTCGAAAACTGGAATTACGCAATAAATCTATGATTTTATAAGGGATACCACCGGAAATATACACCCCACCTCTCGCCATAAAAATCAAAGCAAGATCACCTGCAACCCTTCCAAGATACTCACAAAAAAGATTAATTGCCTTCAAAGCGATAGGATCTTCACTCTTAGAGACAATATCCTTTGAAGATAATACTTTATTACTTTCAAAACCATCGGCAATACAGAGTGCTTTATAAATATTGACAAGACCTTTACCAGAGAGCAAATTTTCAGCAGATAATCGTCCTTCAGCACGCTCTGTCAAATGGGGAAAAATTTCATAATCACGTTGTGTACTGGGACCTATATCCATGTGACCTCCTTCACAAGAAATTGGAATCCACGAATCTTTTGCCCTTATTACACTCGAAATCCCCAATCCTGTTCCAGGTCCAACGATTACTCGAGACGAAAAAAGAGAGCGATTATCTTCTACAAACTGACCAATAGAAACATAATTGGAACAAGACAAAGAACAAATAGCGAGTGCCTGTGCTTCAAAATCATTAATCAACAACACATCTTCAAACTGCATACGTGAGATTAATTCTTCTGGATCAATAACCCAATGGTAATTTGTCAGCGTAAAACTTTTTTGATCACCAATCGGAGTCGCAATAGCTAGAAAAGCAGAACGTAATCGTATGGAAATTTTACGGTAAATTACCTCCTGTATTGCATGCTCCAAATTCTCATAATCAGAGGTCTGTACTGTACAACAAAATTCAGGCTCAGATTCCATACTGCGCAATATCGCAAAACGAACATTCGTTCCTCCTATATCTGCCAAGAGAACAGGAAAAGCAATCGGAAAATCTTTTTTCGATATATTATTCATATCAAAAACACACTGAAAAAATATGACTAACTATCCATTTTCCCTCGAATTTTAATTTTTCCCAAAATAAAAGCACGGACAACTTTATACCCTTAATAGAATCCATACAATGTACCTACTTCTTAATTAAATGTAATGAGAGCCTCTTATGCATCAAACTATACTATCTTCTGAACATGCAGAAAACTTTATGAGAAAACATACATAAGGCGATATTGCTTAAAAAACTTAAAGGTGCAATGATAAAAACAAATAACTATCTCCATACAAATAAAAACCACATACAAACTATCATATAACCACAGTCGATACTAAAAGATTTAAATTATAATTTATATACAAATAAATCAAAAAAACACGCTATTCCTTTTACCTATTTGATAGCCCATAGAATGATAAAAATATTTCAAAATAAAATTGTGGTTTCCAGAAATAAAATGCTATCCATAGGTATCTTATTACGATATCCTGTCTCTATTTTCTTGTTTAAAAAAAAGCTATCCTCAATCTACTCATTCTCAGAGAAGAAAGCACTTACAAGACAAACAATGGCAATTTCACTGGTTCAAAATAATCTCAAATATAATTTGTTACCATTTCCTTGTGATGAAATAATTATCGAGTACCTGACTTATTCCTACTCTCTATTATTTGACTACATTTCCATAGGTAATTAATCGATTTATTTTTTCAATAGCAGAATCTGAATCGTCTTTATAAGGAATAACACCCACAATGCTTCCAGCAGTATCAAACAACAAAAGGGCTGTTGTGTGATCAACAAAATATTTTTCTTCTACACCTGATTTTTCTGCTAAAACATTATTGACATAGATGCGAAAATTCTTTGCCACACGCATAACATCAATAGGATCCCCTGATATCCCTATAATACGATCAGAGAATCGCTGGACAAACTTTTTCATAACCTCAGGGGTATCTCTTTTGGGATCAACCGTAATAAAATACGCGTTCAATAATGTCCCAGTTGGATCAACCTGTTTCAACAAACGATCTAATCTAGAAAGCGTAGTAGGACAAACTGCAGAACAGTTTGTGAATCCAAAAAAAACAATAGAAGGCTTGATATATAGAGAACTAAGCGAAAAATCTGTGCCGTCTTGCGCAACTAGATGAACATCGCTATTGAACCTCCTATTTCCGTCAACAAATTTTGAACTGAATGATACGTAAGCAATACTCCCTAATACTGCTAGGAGTATAGTACCTAAAATTATCCCTAACGCCTTCAATATTCCTTACCCCTCGATCATTTTATCACCAATTGTACATTAAAAGTATACTTTAATCCCACAAAATCAACGTGTTGATCAAAAGAATTACATGGATATCAAAAAATTTTGTCAAATTAAAATAAGTAACTTATAGGAAGACTGAGCACTACCCAAAAGAAAAATCGATCACCACATCAAGCCAAAACGAAAATATCATTAAAAAAAACCCGATCTCTCTAAATGACCCTAGAGTATCTTTCATCTATCACTAGAATTTAAAAATCGCAATAAAAAAATCCCCCGAATTATACCTAATTCATTGCAAGTACCATATCTTTTTTATGTTAAAATTTCCAATCCCGCGCTTTAAGAAAAATAAAATTTCTAAAAGCTTTTAACTTTCCCGTATTTTTCAATGCCTCAGGATAACAAAAATAAACTGTGAATGATGGCGTGATAACATCTTCCATTATTCTTACTAAATTAGGATTATCTTTGACAATATAATCAGGCAAAAGAGCTATCCCAGAGCCTAACACACAGTATTGCATGATAGAAAGGTAACTATTAACCTGCAAACAAGAAATTCTCGGCTCGCCAATAGGACGGTCGACGGTTGCCAACCAATTAAAATCTTCCATACACTTGGGAATTAAATCTCCAAAAGTAATCAAATTATGTTTGTCTAGCTCTTGGATAGACAACGGTTCTCTACAATTTTTAAGATAATGCGGAGCAGCATACGCATGCATATGAATTGTCACTAACTTACGTTGTATTAAAGAAGAAGATTGAATCGGTTTTCGAAGGCGAATAGCGCAATCAGCATAGTCCATACTAATATCTATGTCTTTGTTATCCAAAATCAATTGAATTTGAATATCAGGATACAACAATAAAAACTCTTTTAAATTACCCTGTAATAGATTTTGCCCCAAATCTATCGTCGTTGCAATTCGTAATTTCCCAGATGGTTTTACAGATGATTCTTGTAATTCAATTTGTGTAGTTTCTAACTTGTGATAAACCTCAGATGTAACACGATGGAGCTTACTTCCCTGTTCTGTTAGTGTAAGACCTCGTGCATGACGATAAAAAAGCTTAATACCGACTTCTGTTTCAAGCCCACTTATCTGCCGACTAATAGAAGATTGGGAAAGATGAAGTTGCTCTGCAGCATGAGTAAAAGAACCAGATCTAGCAACTACATAAAAGACCCGAATTTTATCCCAATCAAAAGACATTATCTACCGTTTTTTTGTAAAATACACACGCCATAATAAATTCATGTAATAGAAGATTGATGAATAGAAAGGTAATGCTCTACTTCCAATGCCGCCATACAGCCCATAGCAGCAGCAGTAATCGCTTGCCGATAACGTTCATCTGCAACATCACCTGCCGCAAAAATACCAGGGATACTAGTAGCCGTCGAATCTGGCATAGTCCATATGTAATTTGTATTAGTCATCTTTAATTGATGACGGAAAATCTTTGTATTGGGCTTATAACCAATAGCAATAAAAATCCCATCAACATTCCTTTCAAAAAAATTACCCTCTTTCTTATTATGCAAACGTACTCCCGACACAGACGGAAACAGTGGAGGCTCTGGAATTGAACCGATAACATCAACGACTTCGGTATCGAATAAAAAATCAATATTCGACTGCAGAAATAATTTCTCTTGAAGAATTTTTTCCGATCGCAATGACGAACGACGATGTACTATCGTCACGCGACGAGCGATTTTAGCAAGGTGAAGAGCTTCTTCAGCAGCTGTATTACCTCCTCCTACAACAATAACATCCTTGTTTTTATAAAAAAAACCATCACAAGTAGCACATGCCGATACACCAAAACCTTGAAATTTTTTCTCACTTTCCAATCGAAGCCATTTGACTTCAGAACCTGTAGCAATAACCACAGCATCAGCATGCCAAAGATCACCTGATTGAGTTTCTACAAGAAAAGGATGCCGATCTAAATCTACCGATACAACCAAATCCTGGATTATCTTTGTCCCAAAATTCTCTGCTTGCTGGCGCATTTGCTCCATCAACCAATCCCCTCGAATAGAAGTCGCAAATCCTGGATAATTTTCTATACTTTCAGTTATCATTAATTGCCCCCCTAAATCTGATCCAGCTATAATTACTGGTTTCAGCATGGCACGTGCAGCATAGATAGCAGCAGTATATCCAGCTGGACCTGAACCAATAATTAATATCTTAGAATCGTGAGAAGCCATAAAGTTAAACCCCTGCATCAAAAAATTATACCGAAAAAACGAAAACCACCCTTTGTACGAAATATTTTTCTTTATAACAACAAAGCAAAACATCTCATACTATTTTCCAAAGAACTGTATTCTATTGTCTATTACAGATACCTATTCAATTAAGAC encodes:
- a CDS encoding 2,3-bisphosphoglycerate-dependent phosphoglycerate mutase, producing the protein MNRRLVLVRHGQSEWNIKNLFTGLRNPPLTSIGMSEANEIGKLLAKQGMVFDAAFSSSLKRAQDTCQIILQEINQQHITPIYDDALNERDYGHIAGMNKDDVCNKWGAEQVHLWRRSYSVAPPGGESLRDTVARVLAYYVQFILPLILQNKSILVVAHGNSLRSLIMVLEKITVDDIPKVTIGTGEAFVYQLGADASIVSKNIMRGQSPAEK
- the dapB gene encoding 4-hydroxy-tetrahydrodipicolinate reductase, producing MHQSPMRISVLGGGRMGQALIKEIHNNPSITLHSIIVRSGSPLIGQDVGNFVGISPMGIKFSDNLAMAIQSVDGIIDFSSPALTLQSLNISAQHNIVHIIGTTGFSVKENEVISSFARNAPIVKSSNMSLGINFLGFLVETAAEYLLPAKDWDFEILEMHHRRKLDSPSGTALLLGEAIANGRKVNLTDHMVLNRHIQQCARTEGSIGIASLRAGSIVGEHSVVIAGEGESITLSHSAYDRRIFARGSLTAALWAKSQIPGLYSMRDVLGIGLDKEKINE
- a CDS encoding glucokinase → MNNISKKDFPIAFPVLLADIGGTNVRFAILRSMESEPEFCCTVQTSDYENLEHAIQEVIYRKISIRLRSAFLAIATPIGDQKSFTLTNYHWVIDPEELISRMQFEDVLLINDFEAQALAICSLSCSNYVSIGQFVEDNRSLFSSRVIVGPGTGLGISSVIRAKDSWIPISCEGGHMDIGPSTQRDYEIFPHLTERAEGRLSAENLLSGKGLVNIYKALCIADGFESNKVLSSKDIVSKSEDPIALKAINLFCEYLGRVAGDLALIFMARGGVYISGGIPYKIIDLLRNSSFRESFENKSPHKELMRQIPTYVITNPYIAIAGMVSYIKMTDCFNLFISEGIKRRWFKD
- a CDS encoding SCO family protein, which gives rise to MKALGIILGTILLAVLGSIAYVSFSSKFVDGNRRFNSDVHLVAQDGTDFSLSSLYIKPSIVFFGFTNCSAVCPTTLSRLDRLLKQVDPTGTLLNAYFITVDPKRDTPEVMKKFVQRFSDRIIGISGDPIDVMRVAKNFRIYVNNVLAEKSGVEEKYFVDHTTALLLFDTAGSIVGVIPYKDDSDSAIEKINRLITYGNVVK
- a CDS encoding LysR family transcriptional regulator; amino-acid sequence: MSFDWDKIRVFYVVARSGSFTHAAEQLHLSQSSISRQISGLETEVGIKLFYRHARGLTLTEQGSKLHRVTSEVYHKLETTQIELQESSVKPSGKLRIATTIDLGQNLLQGNLKEFLLLYPDIQIQLILDNKDIDISMDYADCAIRLRKPIQSSSLIQRKLVTIHMHAYAAPHYLKNCREPLSIQELDKHNLITFGDLIPKCMEDFNWLATVDRPIGEPRISCLQVNSYLSIMQYCVLGSGIALLPDYIVKDNPNLVRIMEDVITPSFTVYFCYPEALKNTGKLKAFRNFIFLKARDWKF
- the trxB gene encoding thioredoxin-disulfide reductase, with product MASHDSKILIIGSGPAGYTAAIYAARAMLKPVIIAGSDLGGQLMITESIENYPGFATSIRGDWLMEQMRQQAENFGTKIIQDLVVSVDLDRHPFLVETQSGDLWHADAVVIATGSEVKWLRLESEKKFQGFGVSACATCDGFFYKNKDVIVVGGGNTAAEEALHLAKIARRVTIVHRRSSLRSEKILQEKLFLQSNIDFLFDTEVVDVIGSIPEPPLFPSVSGVRLHNKKEGNFFERNVDGIFIAIGYKPNTKIFRHQLKMTNTNYIWTMPDSTATSIPGIFAAGDVADERYRQAITAAAMGCMAALEVEHYLSIHQSSIT